A genome region from Pseudomonas anguilliseptica includes the following:
- a CDS encoding cytochrome c-type biogenesis protein, with product MKRLLVAAVLGLALLGTAQAAIDTYEFATEAERERYRNLVEELRCPKCQNQNIADSDAPIAMDLRAQIYRMLEEGQSNEQIIDFLVSRYGDFVLYKPPVTARTLLLWYGPAGLLAGGFVLLGVILLRRRSKPGVVASGLSADEQQRLTALLNQTPVDKKD from the coding sequence ATGAAGCGTTTGCTGGTTGCCGCAGTACTGGGCTTGGCGTTATTGGGCACTGCCCAGGCCGCTATCGACACCTACGAATTTGCTACTGAGGCTGAGCGTGAGCGTTACCGCAATCTGGTGGAAGAACTGCGCTGCCCCAAGTGCCAGAACCAGAACATCGCCGACTCCGATGCGCCGATAGCCATGGATCTGCGTGCGCAGATCTACCGCATGCTGGAGGAGGGGCAGAGCAACGAGCAGATCATCGACTTTCTGGTCAGTCGCTATGGCGATTTTGTGCTCTACAAACCGCCGGTAACCGCGCGCACGCTGCTGCTGTGGTATGGCCCAGCTGGTTTGCTGGCCGGTGGTTTCGTCCTGCTTGGGGTCATCCTGTTACGTCGCCGTAGCAAGCCAGGCGTTGTCGCCAGTGGCCTGTCTGCCGATGAACAGCAGCGTCTGACTGCTCTGCTTAATCAAACGCCCGTGGATAAGAAAGACTGA